Below is a window of Mycolicibacterium chitae DNA.
ATTGAGTATTGTCACCTCTCGAGTGCGGGAGATCGGCCCGAGCCGTCCCGAACCATAATAGGTTAGCCTAACAATACTTGGTGAGGTCCCCTTCCTCGGACCGGGCTGACCAGCAGGTACCGCCCGATCAGCGCGGTCAGGGCGCGGGCTTCCGCCCAGCGCGTGAATTGTCGTCGAAAACCCTTGCACCCGGGGAGATTTCACCCCGGCGACCGGGCAGGGACAAGCTACTCGGTCCGGCGCAGCGCGGCGGCGAACATCGCATCGGTGCCGTGCCGGTGCGGCCACAGCTGCACGGCGCCGGCTGCCGCGCCACCGGCGTCCAGATCCTGCACCGGCGCGAAGAGCTCGCGGGTATCGAGGCCGACGACCGGCTGCCGGCGCAGCGCGTCGGCGACGATCCCGGCGGTCTCGGCCAGATGCGGTGAACAGGTCGCGTAGAGCACCACCCCGCCCGGGCGGGTCAGCGCGATCGCCGAGGCGAGCAGTTCGCGCTGCAACTTGGTCAGCTCGGGGATGTCGTTGGGCTGCCGGCGCCACCGCGCCTCCGGGCGGCGCCGCAACGCGCCGAGCCCGGTGCAGGGCGCGTCCACGAGCACCCGGTCGAAGCCGGGCTGCAGGCCCGGATCGCGACCGTCGACCCGCAGCACCTCCACGTCCAGGCCACGGGTGTTCTGCTCGACCAGTTCGGCCCGGCGCGGCGCCGGTTCCACTGCGGTGACCGCGGCCCCCCGCTGCGCGGCCAGGGCGGCCAGCAGGGCGGTCTTACCACCCGGGCCGGCGCACAGATCCAGCCAGCGCCCCTGGTCGGGACCGTCGATCGGGGCCAGGGTCAGCGCGCGGGCCACCAACTGGCTGCCCTCGTCCTGGACCAGCGCCTGGCCGTCGCGGATCGGGGCCAGCGCACCGGGGTCGCCGCCGGGCAGGTGCACCGCATACGGGGAGTAGCTGCCGATCTCGCCGTCGACGGCGGCGGCCAGCTCCGCGGCGGTCAGGACGCCGGGGCGGGCCGCCAGGTGTACACCGGGACGCTGGTTGTCGCTGACCAGCAGCGCCTCGAGTTCACCGGCCCGCGCCCCCAGGGCGTCGGAGAACGCCTGGGCGATCCAGCGCGGATGCGATTGCGCGAAGGCCAGGTGCCCGATGGGGTCGGTCGTCGCCGCCGGCGCCAGCTCGGCCACCCAGCCGGCCTCATCCTTGGCGGTGATGGTGCGTAACACGCCGTTGACGAATCCCGCGCGGGCGGAATCGAATTCGATACCTGCCTGTTCGACGGTGGTGGACACCGCGGCGTGCGGTTCGACGCGGGTGCGCAGCAACTGATAGGCGCCGAGGCGGAGCAGTTCGAGTAACACCGGGTCGATCCGCTCCACGGGCCGGTTCGCCGCGGCGGCGATCACCGCGTCGAGCAGGCCGCGGCTGCGGCAGGTGCCGTAGGTCAGTTCGGTGGCGAAGGCGGCGTCCCGGCCGGTGATCCCGCGCTCGGCGAGCAGGGCCGGCAATGCGAGGTTGGCGTAGGCGTCGCGTTCGGACACCGCGCGCAGCACGTCGAACGCGGCGCGGCGGGCGGGATCCAGCGGGCGGCGCGCCGAGCGGCCGCGGCGGGGTGGGCGGCGGTCGTTCATGTCGCGGTCGCTTCCGTCAGCCGGGCCCCGCGCGCCCAGTCGGCCGCGGCCATCGGCTTCTTGCCCGGCGGCTGCACCGAACCCAATTGCACGGGCTGCGAACTGGTTCCGACGAGCACGCGGTTGCGTTCGACCCGGATCTGCCCCGGCTGCAGCGCGTCGGCGTCGACCACCGACACGGCGCCGAGCTTGACGCGCAGCTCGCCGATCATGGTCCAGGCCCCCGGATTCGGTGTCACCGAACGGATCTGGCGGTCGACCACGTGGGCCGGCAGCGTCCAGCGGACCCGGGCGCTCTCGACTGTGATCTTCGGCGCCAGGCTGACCCCTTCGGAGGCCTGCGGCACCGCGGTCAGGGCGCCGTCGGCGATCCCGTCGAGGGTGGCCTCGAGCAGGCCGGCCCCGGACTCCGCCAGCCGCTCCAGCAGGTCGCCGGCGGTGTCGTCGCCGCGGATGGTCTCGGTGACCACGCCGTAGACCGGTCCGCTGTCCAGCGCCGGTTCGATCTCGAAAGTCGTCGCGCCCGTGACGGTATCGCCGGCGGCGATGGCGGCCTGCACCGGCGCCGCACCCCGCCAGGCGGGCAGCACCGAAAAGTGCAGGTTCACCCAACCCCTCGGGGGGACCGCCAACAGCGGCTCGCCCAGTAACGCGCCGTAGGCCACCACCGGGCAGCATTCGGGGCCCAACTCGACGAGTTCGGCGACGAACTCCGCGGAATTGGGACGGGCCGGTTTGAGCACCGGGATGCCGTGCTCGGCGGCCAGCGCGGCGACCGGCGACGGGGTCGGCTTGCCGCGCCGACCGGAGACGGCGTCGGGTCGCGTGAGGACCGCGACCACCTCGTGGCGCGGCGAGGCGATCAGCCGACGCAACGAGGGCAACGCCGGCGTGGGCGTGCCGGCAAACACCAAACGCATCCGGTCAGTCTAGGGCTCGTCCTGGTAGTAATCGCGCTCGGTCACGCCCGCCGAACCGGCGACCAACATCCACGGGATGGTGCCGATGGTCCGGTTCAGGGTCGCGACCGCGTCGTTGTAGTACTGGCGGGCGAACGCGAGCTTGTCCTCGGTGTCGGCCAGGGTCTGCTGCAGGTGCAGGAAGTTGTTCGACGAATTCAGCTGCGGGTGACCGGCTCCCACCTTCAGCACCTGGCCCAGCGCGCGATTGAGTTGCCGCTCGGCGGCGCTGCGCTGGGCCACCGAGGCCCCGGCGGTCGCCGAGGTGAGCGCGGCGCGCGCGGCGGTCACGCGCTCCAGGGTCGCCCGCTCGTGCTGGGCGACCGCACCCACCGTGCTGACCAGCGCCGGCAGCAGCGCCGCCCGTCGGGTCAGTTCCACGTCGATACCGCCCAGGGCCTCGTCGACCCGGACGTCGGCCGCCCGCAGCTTGTTGTAGCCGACCACGAAGGTGAGCAGAACGCCGACGGCCACCAGCAGCGCCAGGGCCAGCACGAACGTCACCATGACCCGCCTCCTCCACCTCCGCCGCCGCCGCCACCTCCCCCGCCTCCGCCGCCGCTGCTGCTCGAGGACGACTGGGAGGCGGTGTAGGCGCCGATGGACGACGACAACGCCGACTCGAAACTATCAAAACCGGCCGATCCCGAACCTGCCGAGAACGACTGGCCGGAGTCCGAGGAGTGATACCAGGTGGGGGCCGGCGCCGCGGCGCCCGTGGCCGCCTGGTATTTCTGCGCCCACAACGCCGCCGCGCCGGCGGCCACCGCGAACGGCAGATAGGCGGTGTAGAGGTCCTTGCGCGCGGCGAAATCGAATCGGGCCTCGGCCGAGTCGGTGACCAACACGCGATGGAAACCGCCCGCGTGCGACCATAATTCGCGGCCGGCGGCGGTGCGCCGGGTTCCGGTGCCGGCGCGCCAGGACCGGGCCGACAGGACGAAGAAGACCGCGAACGGCACCACCCACATCGTGGCCGGGAAGATCCACCGCAAGGTGGCCAGCCCCGCGCAGAGCAGCGCCACCAGGTTGGCGACGCGCACCCAGTGTTCCGAGGGCCGGGACACCAGCAGGCCCGCGTCGAATCCCCAGGCCCGCAGTGCCTCGTCGAGATCGGTCTTGGCCTGCGAGAGCCGCTTGCCCGCCGACACCGTCCCGTGGGCCTTGAACTCCGCGCCCGCGCGATCGATCTTCAGGGCCGAAGCCACGGCCTTGCTGGCCGGGTCGAGGTCGGCCCAGTCCTGGGCGCGGGCGACGTTGCGGATCGACCACTTCTTCTCACCGTGCTGGTGCATCTCGATCAGCCCGCGCTCGGCGAGGTAGAACAGCGTGGCGGTCAACGCATTCCGGCTCACCGCCTCGGTGCGGATGTACTCGGACTGCACGGGACTCAGGCCCGGCGGCGGGGCGTACTGCAGGGGGAACCCCGGCGACGGCTCGACGGTGCGGCGGTACATCAGGACCGCGCCCGCCCCGGCCAGCACCGTCAGCCCCACCACCGCGAGCACGCCCGGCACGGAGCGGCCGAGGATCGGATCCCAGCGATAGGACCAGGGCAATTCGGTGCGCGCCGGCGCCGCCATGTCCACCCGGCCCGCACGGTCACCGGTGTGCGGGGCGCCAAACCCGCCGCGAGGATGGTGAGCCTCGTCGCGTCGGCGTGGATTCCCGGGCAGGGGGTGCCGGTGCCGGTGCCCCGGCCGACCCAGCACTGCACCCCGGTCACGGCGGCCGGCAGGGTGACGGTGATCTCGGCGCGTTCGATGACGTTGTCCCAGCCCGGCGCGATCACGTTCCAGTAGAACTGCGCCCCGGTATCGCCCGGGTCGAGGACACCGGGCACCGTGTAGCGGATCTCGAAGACGTGCTCGCCGTAGTCCAGGTAGCGGTCGGGGTCGCCGATCTTGGCCACCCGGAAGCGATCTCGGCCCGACCACTGCAACTCGTAGGGAATCTCGCCGTCGTCCATCCGGATCGAGGTGATGGTCGGCTCCTGCCGCACCCGGGGGCTGTTCGGGTTGGTCACGTCCCAGTAGCGGAAGATGCCGTGCCGGTCCCCCGGGAAGCGCGCGGTGATGGTCTCGGTCGCGTCCAGGTTCCCGTCGGCGTCGACATGGTAGTCCGCGCGGTAGTCGGTGATGGTGACCGGATCCGAGGCCGGGGCCCCGGTGGACTCCCCGGTGAACACCAACGGCCACAGCACCGCCAGGGCGACGACGATCGCTGCGGTGAGCCAACGGAGACCTCGGCCGAACCAACCCATGACAGTCCCCCGCGTTCTCCGCGTCCGCTTGGCCGGTAATACCTTATGCGCTCAACCGAAATGCAGCGGGTCGATCTGCACCCGAACCGGATCGTGTTCGCGACGGGCGCTGAGCACCGCGGTGGCCCCGCGCAGCGCCGAGGCCAACGCCAACCCCTGATCGCGGCCCACCCGCACGAGCATCCGAACCACCTCGGCGCTCGGGTCCAGTCCGGGCGGTCGGCGCGCACCCACCGGCAGTTCGACGGGTCCGAGCACATCCGCCGATCCAAGAGCCGAGCCAAGGGCCGAACCGGGAATCCCGGCCTCGGCCAGCAACGCCGCCACCCCGTCGGAGGTGCCGTCGAGGGCGGCCATGTGCACGCTGGGTGGCAGCCCCACCTCGGCGCGTTCGTCGAGTTCGGCCTCGGCGGCCCCGACCGGATCCCACCGGATCAGCATCTGCACGGTGGGGATCGCGGCCTCGGCGACGGCCACCACCGTCCCGCCGTCGCGGTGCGGGCGGACCAGCGCCGCCGCGGCCAGCCAGCGGCGCAGGGTGTCCTCGGCCGCGCGCAGGTCCTGCCGACCCAGCAGCGCCCAGCCGTCGAGCAACAGGGCCGCCCCGTATCCGCCGTCGGCCACCGGTTCGGCGCCGGGCGTCGCGATCACCAGGCCGGCCCCGGAGTCGACCGTGTCGACCATGTGTTCGCCCGAGGACGTGATCACCGGGACCCCGGGGAACGCGCGGCCGAACTCCTCGGCGGTGCGCCGGGCGCCGATGACGACCGCCCGCACCGCATCCGAACCGCACCGCACGCAGCGCAGGCTCGGGTCGACGCGCCCGCACCATCGGCATTCGGCGCCGACCGCCCGGCGTTCGGTCAGCGACAGCGGCCCGGTGCAGTGTCGACAGCGCGCGACGGTGCGGCATCGCGCACACGCCAGCGAGGGCACATATCCGCGCCGCGGCACCTGCACCAGCACCGGCTGCTCGGCTTGCAGCGCGGTGCGGGCGGCCCGCAGCGCCACCGACGGCAGTCGGGCGGTGCGCGCCGCCGGGTCGCGTTCCTGTTCGAAGCCGTCGTCGTCGAGGGCGACCACCCGCGGGGCCCGCTCGCGCAGCACCGGCCGCGACGCCACCAGGTCGTGCGCCCAGCCGCTGCGCACCAGCGCCTGCGCCTCGGCGGTGCGCGCGAACCCGCCGATCACTGCGCCGCAGCGCAACTGATGCGCGCGCAGCATCGCCACCTCGCGGGCGTGCGGGTACGGTGCCCGCGGTTCGGCCAGCGTGTCGTCGCCGTCGTCCCACACCACGACCAGACCCAGATCGTGCACCGGCGCGAACACCGCGCTGCGGGTGCCGATCACGAAGTGGGCCCCGCCGCGCAGTACCGACAGCCAGCGCCGATAGCGTGCGGTGGGCCCCAGCCCCGCCGACAGCGCGACCACCGCGTCGGGGCCGCAGCGCGCGACGGCGCTGTGCGACAACGCATCCACGTCCCGCTGATCCGGGACCACCGCCAGGACCCGGCGGCCGCCGCGCAGCGTGGCCGCGGCCATGTCGACGATCCGGTCGGTCCACGACTCGCCGGGCAGGGCCTGCCACACCGCACGCACCGCGCGGGCCTCCTCGAGCGCGGTCAGGAAGGCCGGACCGCCGGCGTAGCCCGCCCAGGCCGCGGCGTCCGGCGCGGTCGCCTCGAAGGGGGGTGGCACCGCCGCGGTCTCCTTCTCCACCCGGGCGTGGCGCGGCGGGATCGCCAGGCGCAACACGTCGGCCCGGGTACCCGCGTAACGCGCCGAGACCGCATCGGCCAGCCGCCGCACCTCCGGGGTGAGCACCCGTTCGGGCGACACCACCCGATCCAGCCAGCCGAGCTTGCCCTCATGGTCGGTGTTCCAACGTCGTTCGAGCACGAACGCGTCGACCAACCGGCCGTGGAACCGGACGCGGACCCGGACCCCGGGCTGGGCGTCGTCGGACTGTTCCTCGCGCACCAGGTAGTCGAACTCGCGATCCAGGTGCGGCACCGTGAGCATCGGCAGCACGCGAGCGATCGGCTCATGCTCGGCGGCCTTGCGTTCGGCGGTCACGGTGGGGACGGGCGGCCGAAGAAGAAGCCCGCGGTGATCAGCACCTGGGACAGTGCGTAGGCCCACCAGATCGGCACCGCGAGCAGTTGGTCGTGCCGGATGAACTCGCTGATCCCGATCATCGAGTCCGAGACCGCGAAGCACACCGCGCCCGCGGCCGTCCACCAGGTGGGCAGCTGCGCCAGCAGGGCCGCGCACACCATGGCGCCGAGCACCGCGATGTACAGCGTCACCGGCACGGTCAGCCCGTCGACCGCCAGGTGCGGCCAGAACCAGATCAGCAGCGCCGCGCAGGCGAGCACCACCACCCCCGCGGCGCCGGCGCGCCCGGGCGTGACCCGGACCAGCGGGACCAACGCGCCCAGATAACACAGATGCGCCACCAGGAACGCGCCGAGGCCACCCACGAAGGACGGCTCCCACCACGGCATGGCCAGCAGGAGATCGCCCAGCGCCGAGAACAGCAGCGCGCCCAGTAGCCAGCGCCGTTCGCGCACCCGCGGGTGGCTCAGCGCGGCCGCGGCCAACAGCAGCGCCATCGCGGCCTTGACCACCGGCTGAGCCCAGAACTGGCCGGTCAGGTCGGCGCCCGCGGGCAGGCGCAGCGCGGCGATCAGCAGGAAGATTCCGTAGGCGGCGCCGACCACCACGCCGGCGATCCACAGCCGGGTTTGCGGCGCGCGTGTCACCGAGGAGGGGGATACCACTCTGCGAAGGTAGCCGACGGCTACCGCTAGGTTGAGTCGATGGCGAGCATCGACCCCATCCTGCAGCAGGTCCTCGAGGCGGTTCCCTTCCGCCTGTCCCCCGCCGACGGCCCCGAGGCGGCCCGCAAGGCCCTGCGGGATCTGCCGCGCGCGCCGCTGCACCCGGAGGTGCGCGCCGAGGACCGCAAGGTCGACAGTGCGGCCGGGCCCATCCCGATCCGGATCTACTGGCCCCCGGAACATTCGGGCCCGGCGCCGGTGGTGCTGTTCCTGCACGGCGGCGGGTTCGCCGCCGGCGACCTCGAGACCCACGACGGGACCGCGCGCCAGCATGTCGTCGGGACCGACGCGATCGTCGTCGCCGTCGACTACCGGCTGGCCCCCGAGCACCCGTACCCGGCCGCGGTCGACGACGCCTGGGCCGTGCTGCAGTGGATCGCCGGGCACGCCGACGAGTTCGGCGGCGATCCGCGGCGGCTGGCGGTGGCCGGCGATTCGGCCGGCGGCAACCTCGCGGCGGTGCTGGCCCAGCTGGCCCGCGACGCCGGCGGACCGGAGCTGCGCTTCCAGCTGCTGTGGTACCCGGCGATCACCTGGGACACCACGCTGGCCTCCTACACCGAGAACGCGCAGGCGCCGATCCTGGACCTCGAGGCCATCGCCGGGTTCAGCGCCTGGTACGCCCCGGATCTCGACCTGTCCGATCTGTCGGCGCTGCCCGCCACGCTGGCGCCGAGCCGCGCCGCCAACCTGACCGGGTTGGCGCCGGCCTACATCGCCGTGGCCGGCCACGACCCGCTGCGCGATGACGGCATCAGCTACGGCGAACAGCTGGACAAGGCCGGCGTCGCCGTCACCGTCGATCACGCCGAGACGCTGATCCACGGCTACCTCGGCTACGCCGGGGTGGTGCCGGCGACCACCGCGGCGATGGATCGCGGATTGGCCGCCCTGAGGGCCGCACTGCACGCCTAGAGTCGGGACATGGGCCACCAACCCGACCACCAGACGCTGATCATCGGCGCCGGTTTCTCCGGGATCGGCACCGCGATCGCACTCGACCGGGCCGGCCTGTCCGACTACCTGATCGTCGAGGCCGGTCCCGAGCCCGGCGGTACCTGGCACTGGAACACCTATCCCGGTATCGGCGTGGACATCCCGTCGTTCTCGTATCAGTTCTCCTTCGAGCAGAGCCCGGACTGGACCCGCACCTACGCGCCCGGCGCCGAGCTCAAGTCCTACGCCGAGCACTGCGTGGCCAAGTACGGCATCGGCGACCGGATGCGGTTCGGCACCACCGTCACCGGGGCCGCCTTCGACGCCCGGGACAACCTGTGGCGGGTCAGCACCGACTCCGGCGAGCTCACCGCGCGCTACCTGATCAACGCCGCCGGGGTGCTCAACGAACCCAAGCTGCCCGACATCGAGGGGGTGGACAGCTTCGCCGGACCCACACTGCACACCGCGCGGTGGGACCACGACGTGCGACTCGCGGACCGACGCGTGGGGATCATCGGCACGGGCGCCTCAGCGGTCCAGGTGATTCCCGAGATCGCCCCGATCGTCCAGCGCCTCACGGTGTTTCAGCGCACACCCATCTGGTGTTTCCCGAAGGTGGACCTGCCGCTCCCCTGGGCCGCGCGGCTGGCGATGCGGGTCCCGGGCGGCAAGCTGGTGGGCCGGGTGCTGAGCCAGGCCCTCGTCGAGGTGACCTTTCCGCTGTCGGCCCAATACCACACGCTGTTCCCGATGGCCGCGCGCGCCGAAGCCGCCGGGCGGGCGTATCTGCGCAGCCAGGTCGACGATCCGGTGGTGCGCGACAAACTCACGCCGCGCTATGCGGTGGGCTGCAAGCGCCCCGGCTTCCACAACAGCTATCTGTCGACGTTCAACCGCGACAACGTCGAATTGGTGACCGACCCCATCGAGCGGATCACCGCGGCCGGGGTGTCCACCGCGGGCGGCGCGGACCACGAGATCGATGTGCTGATCCTGGCGACCGGGTTCAAGGTGATGGACGTCGACAGCGACTCGTTCGCGCTGACCGGCCCGGACGGGATCACGCTGTCGCAATTCTGGAGCGCCAACCGGATGCAGGCCTACGAGGGCGTCAGCGTGCCGGGCTTCCCCAACTTCTTCTGCGTGTGCGGACCCTACGGATATGTCGGCTCGTCGTTCTTCGCGCTCATCGAGACCCAGACCCGGCACATCGTGCGGTGCCTGCGGCGGGCGCGGGACGACGGCGCCACCCGCGTCGAGGTGCGCCCCGAGGCCAACGCCCGCTACTTCGCCGAGATGATGCGCAAGCGGCACCGGCAGATCTTCTGGCAGGACAGCTGCGCGCAGGCCAACAGCTACTACTTCGACAAGAACGGCGACGTGCCGCTGCGGCCGGCGACGACGTTCGAGGCCGATGTGCGCAGTCGCCGGTTCGATCTCGACGACTACGCGTTCACCGGTTGAGTCAGACGCTGGCCTTGAGGTCCTCGACCTTGTCAGTCTGCTCCCAGGGCAACTCGATGTCCGTGCGACCGAAGTGCCCGTAGGCCGCGGTCTGCGCGTAGATGGGCCGCAGCAGATCCAGGTCGCGGATCAGCGCGCCGGGCCGCAGGTCGAAGACGCTGGTGATGGCCTTCTCGATGCGGGCCGGGTCCACGGTCTCGGTCCCGAACGTCTCGACGAACAGGCCCACCGGGGCGGCCTTGCCGATGGCGTAGGCGACCTGCACCTCGACCCGCTCGGCCAGACCCGCGGCCACCACGTTCTTGGCCACCCAACGCATCGCGTACGCCGCGGAGCGATCCACCTTGGACGGGTCCTTGCCCGAGAAGGCGCCCCCGCCGTGGCGGGCCCAGCCGCCGTAGGTGTCGACGATGATCTTGCGGCCGGTGAGGCCGGCGTCGCCCATCGGACCGCCGAGGACGAACTTTCCGGTCGGGTTGACCAGCAGCCGGAAATCGGAGGTGTCCAGGGTGTCGTGGTTGAGATCCGCGAGCACGGTGTTGACGACCTTCTCCCGGATGTCCGGGGTCAGCGTCCCGTCCAGGTCGATGCCGGCGGCGTGCTGCGTGGACAGCACCACGGTGTCGAGCCGGACCGGGGTGGTCCCGTCGTACTGGACGGTGACCTGGGTCTTGCCGTCGGGGCGCAGGTAGTCCAGCACGCCGCTCTTGCGGACCTCGGTCAGCCGACGCGACAGCCGGTGCGCCAGCGCGATCGGCAGCGGCATCAACTCGGGGGTGTCCTTGATGGCATAGCCGAACATCAGCCCCTGATCACCGGCGCCCTGGGCGTCCAGCGGGTCGCCGGCGCCCTCGACGCGGGCCTCGTGGGCGGTGTCGACGCCCTGGGCGATGTCCGGCGACTGGGCGCCGATGCCGATGTTGACGCCGCAGGACGCGCCGTCGAAGCCCTTCTCCGAGGAGTCGTAGCCGATGTCGAGGATGCGCTCCCGCACGGTCTGGGTGATGTCGGCGAACGCCTCCTTGGCGGTCGTGGTGACCTCGCCGACGACGTGCACCTGGCCGGTGGTGACCAGCGTCTCGACCGCGACGCGCGACCTGGGATCCTGGCGCAGCAACGAGTCGAGCACCGAGTCGCTGATCGCGTCACAGATCTTGTCGGGATGTCCCTCGGTCACCGACTCACTGGTAAACAGCCGACTCTTACCGCTCACGTTTCCGCCCTTCTGGCCCAACTGCTGGTCCAAATCGTTTAGTTCATCGAAGCTTATCCCGCCCGCGACGCAACCTTTCGGCGCACGCTGAGGGCAGCGATTCGCGGATTATCGGTCCCCGACCAACGCCGCGATCGAGTCAACGATACGACTCGCCATCAACGTCTTCGACCCGTGCTCCAGCGCCACCTCGGTGCCGTCGGCGGCCAGCAACCAGCCGTCGTTGCTGTCGACCTCGAACGCGCGGCCCTCGCCGACCGCGTTGACGACCAGCAGATCGCAGCCCTTGCGCTGCAGTTTCGCCCGCGCGTGGAACAGCACGTCGCCGTTGGCGTCACCGGTCTCGGCGGCGAACCCGACGATGGTGTGCATGTTTGGCAACTGGCCGTCGGTGCGGGCCCGCACGGTGGCGGCCAACACGTCGTCGTTGCGGATCAGGTCGATCGAACTCGGTTCCGAGTCGCTGCCCTTCTTGATCTTGGCGGCCGACACCGAGGCGGGCCGGAAGTCGGCGACCGCGGCGGCCATCACCAGGACGTTGGCCTCGGGGGCGTGCTTGGAGACCGCGTCGCGCAGTTGGGCGGCCGATCCGATGCGGACCACCTCGACGCCCGCGGGGTCGGCCAGGCCGGCGGTGTTGCCGGCGATCAGGGTGACCTCCGCGCCGCGCTGGGCGGCGACCCGGGCCACCGCGTAGCCCTGCTTGCCGGAGCTGCGGTTGCCGATGAAACGCACCGGGTCCAGCGGTTCCCGGGTGCCGCCGGCGGTCACCAGGATGCGGGTTCCCGACAGGTCGTGCGGCAGCGCGTCGCCGCGCGCCAGCAGCAGTTCGGCGAAGGTGGTGATCTCGTCGGGTTCGGGGAGTCGCCCGGGGCCGGTGTCGGCGCCGGTGAGTCGGCCGGCGGCCGGTTCGAGCACCACGGCGCCGCGCGCGCGCAGCGTGGCCACGTTGGCGACGGTGGCCGGGTGCTGCCACATCTCGGTGTGCATCGCCGGGGCGAACAGCACCGGACACCGCACCGTCAGCAACGTCGCGGTCAGCAGATCATCGGCGCGGCCCGCGACGGCCCGGGCCAGCAGATCGGCGGTGGCCGGGGCGACGACGATCAGGTCGGCCTGCTGCCCGATGCGGACGTGCGGGACCTCGGGCACATCCTCGAAGACCCCCGTGCGCACCGGCTGCCCGGACAGCGCCTCGAAGGTGGCGGCCCCGACGAACTGCAGCGCGGATTCGGTGGGAACGACGCGGACCTGATGACCGGCCTCGGACAGCTGGCGAATTACTGAACAGGCCTTATAGGCCGCGATTCCGCCGGCTACACCGACGACGATCCGTTTGGCAGCCATCTCGGGGGCGCTGCTCGCTACTCGCCTTCGGTGTGCTCGAGCAGATCGCCGTGGATCTCGCGCATCGCGATCGACAGCGGCTTCTCCTGCAGGCCCGGCTCCACCAGCGGGCCGACGTACTCGAGGATGCCGTCGCCGAGCTGGTTGTAGTAGTCGTTGATCTGCCGGGCGCGCTTGGCGGCGTAGATCACCAGCGCGTACTTGCTCGACACCCGCTCCAGCAACTCATCGATGGGCGGGTTGGTGATGCCCAACGGCGTGTCGTAGGCGCCGAATCCCGCGGTGTCGACCGCGTCGGTGGCGGTCAGGGTGTCGGCGTGCGTGTTAGTCACTGAAAAACTCTCCTGGCGGTTGCTGAAAGCAAATTCTCGAAAGATTTGTTCTCAAAATGTTGATCTCAAGGGCGCGTTACCAGCAAGGATACCAATTCGGCGCAGGCCGTTTCCAATTCGCTGTTGACCACCACCGCATCGAAGTCGCCCTGAGCGGCGATTTCCTCGCGCGCGGTGGCCAGGCGGCGCGCTATGACCTCGGCCGATTCGGTGCCCCGCCCGACCAGTCGGGACTCGAGTACGGCCCAGCTTGGCGGCGCCAAGAACACCGAGGTGGCCGCCGGCAGCGTCTGCTTGACCGCCCGTGCCCCGGCCAGGTCGACCTCGATCAGGACCGGCCGCCCGGCCTGCATGGCCGCGCGGACCGGTTCGGCGGGCGTCCCGGAGCGGTGCAGCCCGCCGTGGATGTCGGCCCATTCGAGAAGTTCACCGCGGTCGATCAGGTCCTGGAACGCCGCGGGCGTGACGAAGTGATAATCGACACCGTCGACCTCGCCCGGGCGCGCCGCCCTGGTGGTGGCGGACACGCTGAAGTACAGCTCCGGGACCCGATCTCGCAA
It encodes the following:
- a CDS encoding RsmB/NOP family class I SAM-dependent RNA methyltransferase, which translates into the protein MNDRRPPRRGRSARRPLDPARRAAFDVLRAVSERDAYANLALPALLAERGITGRDAAFATELTYGTCRSRGLLDAVIAAAANRPVERIDPVLLELLRLGAYQLLRTRVEPHAAVSTTVEQAGIEFDSARAGFVNGVLRTITAKDEAGWVAELAPAATTDPIGHLAFAQSHPRWIAQAFSDALGARAGELEALLVSDNQRPGVHLAARPGVLTAAELAAAVDGEIGSYSPYAVHLPGGDPGALAPIRDGQALVQDEGSQLVARALTLAPIDGPDQGRWLDLCAGPGGKTALLAALAAQRGAAVTAVEPAPRRAELVEQNTRGLDVEVLRVDGRDPGLQPGFDRVLVDAPCTGLGALRRRPEARWRRQPNDIPELTKLQRELLASAIALTRPGGVVLYATCSPHLAETAGIVADALRRQPVVGLDTRELFAPVQDLDAGGAAAGAVQLWPHRHGTDAMFAAALRRTE
- the fmt gene encoding methionyl-tRNA formyltransferase, producing the protein MRLVFAGTPTPALPSLRRLIASPRHEVVAVLTRPDAVSGRRGKPTPSPVAALAAEHGIPVLKPARPNSAEFVAELVELGPECCPVVAYGALLGEPLLAVPPRGWVNLHFSVLPAWRGAAPVQAAIAAGDTVTGATTFEIEPALDSGPVYGVVTETIRGDDTAGDLLERLAESGAGLLEATLDGIADGALTAVPQASEGVSLAPKITVESARVRWTLPAHVVDRQIRSVTPNPGAWTMIGELRVKLGAVSVVDADALQPGQIRVERNRVLVGTSSQPVQLGSVQPPGKKPMAAADWARGARLTEATAT
- a CDS encoding LemA family protein, whose translation is MVTFVLALALLVAVGVLLTFVVGYNKLRAADVRVDEALGGIDVELTRRAALLPALVSTVGAVAQHERATLERVTAARAALTSATAGASVAQRSAAERQLNRALGQVLKVGAGHPQLNSSNNFLHLQQTLADTEDKLAFARQYYNDAVATLNRTIGTIPWMLVAGSAGVTERDYYQDEP
- a CDS encoding primosomal protein N'; amino-acid sequence: MLTVPHLDREFDYLVREEQSDDAQPGVRVRVRFHGRLVDAFVLERRWNTDHEGKLGWLDRVVSPERVLTPEVRRLADAVSARYAGTRADVLRLAIPPRHARVEKETAAVPPPFEATAPDAAAWAGYAGGPAFLTALEEARAVRAVWQALPGESWTDRIVDMAAATLRGGRRVLAVVPDQRDVDALSHSAVARCGPDAVVALSAGLGPTARYRRWLSVLRGGAHFVIGTRSAVFAPVHDLGLVVVWDDGDDTLAEPRAPYPHAREVAMLRAHQLRCGAVIGGFARTAEAQALVRSGWAHDLVASRPVLRERAPRVVALDDDGFEQERDPAARTARLPSVALRAARTALQAEQPVLVQVPRRGYVPSLACARCRTVARCRHCTGPLSLTERRAVGAECRWCGRVDPSLRCVRCGSDAVRAVVIGARRTAEEFGRAFPGVPVITSSGEHMVDTVDSGAGLVIATPGAEPVADGGYGAALLLDGWALLGRQDLRAAEDTLRRWLAAAALVRPHRDGGTVVAVAEAAIPTVQMLIRWDPVGAAEAELDERAEVGLPPSVHMAALDGTSDGVAALLAEAGIPGSALGSALGSADVLGPVELPVGARRPPGLDPSAEVVRMLVRVGRDQGLALASALRGATAVLSARREHDPVRVQIDPLHFG
- a CDS encoding lysoplasmalogenase, which codes for MTRAPQTRLWIAGVVVGAAYGIFLLIAALRLPAGADLTGQFWAQPVVKAAMALLLAAAALSHPRVRERRWLLGALLFSALGDLLLAMPWWEPSFVGGLGAFLVAHLCYLGALVPLVRVTPGRAGAAGVVVLACAALLIWFWPHLAVDGLTVPVTLYIAVLGAMVCAALLAQLPTWWTAAGAVCFAVSDSMIGISEFIRHDQLLAVPIWWAYALSQVLITAGFFFGRPSPP
- a CDS encoding alpha/beta hydrolase: MASIDPILQQVLEAVPFRLSPADGPEAARKALRDLPRAPLHPEVRAEDRKVDSAAGPIPIRIYWPPEHSGPAPVVLFLHGGGFAAGDLETHDGTARQHVVGTDAIVVAVDYRLAPEHPYPAAVDDAWAVLQWIAGHADEFGGDPRRLAVAGDSAGGNLAAVLAQLARDAGGPELRFQLLWYPAITWDTTLASYTENAQAPILDLEAIAGFSAWYAPDLDLSDLSALPATLAPSRAANLTGLAPAYIAVAGHDPLRDDGISYGEQLDKAGVAVTVDHAETLIHGYLGYAGVVPATTAAMDRGLAALRAALHA